The Gouania willdenowi chromosome 3, fGouWil2.1, whole genome shotgun sequence genome includes a region encoding these proteins:
- the LOC114454816 gene encoding homeobox-containing protein 1-like isoform X4 translates to MFQQEPRFTIEQIDLLQRLRRTGITQAEVLHALDTLDHLDRQHGQHKQNFKPSYAPPLSSLSSATIASSSMTSTASQTSFPNNRLSLFPSNNNFDTTSPPLPVPVASPVAMTLVAQNGLVSVTNGKLSPPRFPLSVVSGSTTTPGYSFEAGEEDMDVDDKVEDLMRKDSALIKEEIKSFLANRRISQAVVAQVTGISQSRISHWLLQQGSDLSEQKKRAFFRWYQLEKTNPGATLAMRAAPLALEDVIDWHQTPPTFGSAPGGFRLRRGSRFTWRKECLAVMESYFSDNQYPDEARREEIANACNAVIQKPGKKLSDLERVTSLKVYNWFANRRKDIKRRANIEAAILESHGIEVQSPGGQSNSDEVDGNDFPDQCCDTSLFDKRASAKPFGFSRADLSSPTQVPTLLPSWFSTLSRGGMSGQRNASLIGRALMSGIVPQAEGVRITGPRLFGEGCRE, encoded by the exons ATGTTCCAGCAGGAGCCTCGCTTCACCATTGAGCAGATCGACCTCCTCCAAAGGCTACGGAGGACAGGCATCACCCAGGCTGAAGTCCTCCATGCCTTGGACACGCTGGATCACTTGGATCGGCAACATGGACAACACAAGCAGAACTTTAAACCTTCCTACGCTCCACCTTTGTCCTCCTTGTCATCGGCCACCATCGCCTCTTCCTCCATGACTTCCACCGCATCTCAGACAAGTTTCCCCAACAATCGACTCTCATTGTTTCCTAGCAACAACAACTTTGACACAACCTCTCCACCTCTGCCAGTACCAGTAGCCTCACCTGTTGCCATGACACTGGTTGCACAGAATGGTCTTGTCTCCGTCACTAATGGGAAGCTTTCACCGCCCCGGTTTCCTCTCAGTGTGGTTAGTGGCAGTACGACCACACCAGGATATAGTTTTGAGGCAGGGGAGGAGGACATGGATGTGGATGATAAAGTGGAGGACTTGATGAG GAAGGACAGTGCTTTGATCAAAGAGGAGATTAAGTCCTTTCTGGCCAACAGGCGGATATCACAGGCTGTGGTCGCTCAGGTAACAG GTATCAGCCAGAGTCGGATCTCACACTGGCTCCTGCAGCAGGGATCCGACCTCAGCGAGCAGAAGAAAAGAGCTTTTTTCCGCTGGTACCAACTGGAGAAGACAAATCCTG GTGCCACGCTGGCCATGAGGGCGGCCCCCTTGGCACTTGAGGATGTGATTGACTGGCATCAAACCCCACCCACATTTGGTTCAGCGCCAGGGGGCTTTCGCCTGCGACGCGGGAGCAGATTCACATGGAGGAAGGAGTGTCTGGCAGTCATGGAGAG TTACTTCAGTGATAACCAGTATCCAGATGAAGCCAGGAGAGAAGAGATAGCCAACGCTTGCAACGCCGTTATTCAGAAACCAG GGAAGAAGCTGTCGGACTTGGAACGAGTCACGTCTCTAAAGGTTTACAACTGGTTTGCAAATCGGCGCAAAGACATCAAGAGGCGCGCTAATATTG aagCAGCCATTCTGGAGAGCCATGGCATCGAGGTTCAAAGTCCAGGAGGTCAGTCCAACAGTGATGAGGTGGATGGGAATGACTTCCCAGATCAG TGTTGTGATACATCTTTGTTTGACAAGCGAGCCTCGGCCAAGCCGTTTGGTTTCAGCAGAGCCGACCTGTCCTCTCCCACCCAG GTTCCCACGCTTCTTCCCAGCTGGTTTTCTACCCTGAGTAGAGGAGGCATGTCTGGGCAGAGGAACGCGTCTCTGATTGGACGCGCCTTGATGTCAGGGATTGTCCCTCAGGCAGAAGGCGTCCGGATAACAG GACCCCGTCTGTTTGGAGAAGGCTGCAGAGAGTGA
- the LOC114454816 gene encoding homeobox-containing protein 1-like isoform X1 gives MFQQEPRFTIEQIDLLQRLRRTGITQAEVLHALDTLDHLDRQHGQHKQNFKPSYAPPLSSLSSATIASSSMTSTASQTSFPNNRLSLFPSNNNFDTTSPPLPVPVASPVAMTLVAQNGLVSVTNGKLSPPRFPLSVVSGSTTTPGYSFEAGEEDMDVDDKVEDLMRKDSALIKEEIKSFLANRRISQAVVAQVTGISQSRISHWLLQQGSDLSEQKKRAFFRWYQLEKTNPGATLAMRAAPLALEDVIDWHQTPPTFGSAPGGFRLRRGSRFTWRKECLAVMESYFSDNQYPDEARREEIANACNAVIQKPGKKLSDLERVTSLKVYNWFANRRKDIKRRANIEAAILESHGIEVQSPGGQSNSDEVDGNDFPDQCCDTSLFDKRASAKPFGFSRADLSSPTQVPTLLPSWFSTLSRGGMSGQRNASLIGRALMSGIVPQAEGVRITGMSWSPPSPTLQDEPAIHSLLPDTQDPVCLEKAAESESSPPPTVRQGEQPGCSVGGDIKTEMLEDD, from the exons ATGTTCCAGCAGGAGCCTCGCTTCACCATTGAGCAGATCGACCTCCTCCAAAGGCTACGGAGGACAGGCATCACCCAGGCTGAAGTCCTCCATGCCTTGGACACGCTGGATCACTTGGATCGGCAACATGGACAACACAAGCAGAACTTTAAACCTTCCTACGCTCCACCTTTGTCCTCCTTGTCATCGGCCACCATCGCCTCTTCCTCCATGACTTCCACCGCATCTCAGACAAGTTTCCCCAACAATCGACTCTCATTGTTTCCTAGCAACAACAACTTTGACACAACCTCTCCACCTCTGCCAGTACCAGTAGCCTCACCTGTTGCCATGACACTGGTTGCACAGAATGGTCTTGTCTCCGTCACTAATGGGAAGCTTTCACCGCCCCGGTTTCCTCTCAGTGTGGTTAGTGGCAGTACGACCACACCAGGATATAGTTTTGAGGCAGGGGAGGAGGACATGGATGTGGATGATAAAGTGGAGGACTTGATGAG GAAGGACAGTGCTTTGATCAAAGAGGAGATTAAGTCCTTTCTGGCCAACAGGCGGATATCACAGGCTGTGGTCGCTCAGGTAACAG GTATCAGCCAGAGTCGGATCTCACACTGGCTCCTGCAGCAGGGATCCGACCTCAGCGAGCAGAAGAAAAGAGCTTTTTTCCGCTGGTACCAACTGGAGAAGACAAATCCTG GTGCCACGCTGGCCATGAGGGCGGCCCCCTTGGCACTTGAGGATGTGATTGACTGGCATCAAACCCCACCCACATTTGGTTCAGCGCCAGGGGGCTTTCGCCTGCGACGCGGGAGCAGATTCACATGGAGGAAGGAGTGTCTGGCAGTCATGGAGAG TTACTTCAGTGATAACCAGTATCCAGATGAAGCCAGGAGAGAAGAGATAGCCAACGCTTGCAACGCCGTTATTCAGAAACCAG GGAAGAAGCTGTCGGACTTGGAACGAGTCACGTCTCTAAAGGTTTACAACTGGTTTGCAAATCGGCGCAAAGACATCAAGAGGCGCGCTAATATTG aagCAGCCATTCTGGAGAGCCATGGCATCGAGGTTCAAAGTCCAGGAGGTCAGTCCAACAGTGATGAGGTGGATGGGAATGACTTCCCAGATCAG TGTTGTGATACATCTTTGTTTGACAAGCGAGCCTCGGCCAAGCCGTTTGGTTTCAGCAGAGCCGACCTGTCCTCTCCCACCCAG GTTCCCACGCTTCTTCCCAGCTGGTTTTCTACCCTGAGTAGAGGAGGCATGTCTGGGCAGAGGAACGCGTCTCTGATTGGACGCGCCTTGATGTCAGGGATTGTCCCTCAGGCAGAAGGCGTCCGGATAACAGGTATGTCCTGGTCTCCACCCTCCCCCACCCTCCAGGACGAGCCTGCCATTCACAGCCTCCTGCCTGACACCCAGGACCCCGTCTGTTTGGAGAAGGCTGCAGAGAGTGAGAGCAGCCCCCCCCCCACAGTCAGGCAGGGAGAACAGCCTGGCTGCAGCGTGGGGGGCGACATCAAGACGGAAATGCTGGAGGATGACTGA
- the LOC114454816 gene encoding homeobox-containing protein 1-like isoform X2 — protein MFQQEPRFTIEQIDLLQRLRRTGITQAEVLHALDTLDHLDRQHGQHKQNFKPSYAPPLSSLSSATIASSSMTSTASQTSFPNNRLSLFPSNNNFDTTSPPLPVPVASPVAMTLVAQNGLVSVTNGKLSPPRFPLSVVSGSTTTPGYSFEAGEEDMDVDDKVEDLMRKDSALIKEEIKSFLANRRISQAVVAQVTGISQSRISHWLLQQGSDLSEQKKRAFFRWYQLEKTNPGATLAMRAAPLALEDVIDWHQTPPTFGSAPGGFRLRRGSRFTWRKECLAVMESYFSDNQYPDEARREEIANACNAVIQKPGKKLSDLERVTSLKVYNWFANRRKDIKRRANIAAILESHGIEVQSPGGQSNSDEVDGNDFPDQCCDTSLFDKRASAKPFGFSRADLSSPTQVPTLLPSWFSTLSRGGMSGQRNASLIGRALMSGIVPQAEGVRITGMSWSPPSPTLQDEPAIHSLLPDTQDPVCLEKAAESESSPPPTVRQGEQPGCSVGGDIKTEMLEDD, from the exons ATGTTCCAGCAGGAGCCTCGCTTCACCATTGAGCAGATCGACCTCCTCCAAAGGCTACGGAGGACAGGCATCACCCAGGCTGAAGTCCTCCATGCCTTGGACACGCTGGATCACTTGGATCGGCAACATGGACAACACAAGCAGAACTTTAAACCTTCCTACGCTCCACCTTTGTCCTCCTTGTCATCGGCCACCATCGCCTCTTCCTCCATGACTTCCACCGCATCTCAGACAAGTTTCCCCAACAATCGACTCTCATTGTTTCCTAGCAACAACAACTTTGACACAACCTCTCCACCTCTGCCAGTACCAGTAGCCTCACCTGTTGCCATGACACTGGTTGCACAGAATGGTCTTGTCTCCGTCACTAATGGGAAGCTTTCACCGCCCCGGTTTCCTCTCAGTGTGGTTAGTGGCAGTACGACCACACCAGGATATAGTTTTGAGGCAGGGGAGGAGGACATGGATGTGGATGATAAAGTGGAGGACTTGATGAG GAAGGACAGTGCTTTGATCAAAGAGGAGATTAAGTCCTTTCTGGCCAACAGGCGGATATCACAGGCTGTGGTCGCTCAGGTAACAG GTATCAGCCAGAGTCGGATCTCACACTGGCTCCTGCAGCAGGGATCCGACCTCAGCGAGCAGAAGAAAAGAGCTTTTTTCCGCTGGTACCAACTGGAGAAGACAAATCCTG GTGCCACGCTGGCCATGAGGGCGGCCCCCTTGGCACTTGAGGATGTGATTGACTGGCATCAAACCCCACCCACATTTGGTTCAGCGCCAGGGGGCTTTCGCCTGCGACGCGGGAGCAGATTCACATGGAGGAAGGAGTGTCTGGCAGTCATGGAGAG TTACTTCAGTGATAACCAGTATCCAGATGAAGCCAGGAGAGAAGAGATAGCCAACGCTTGCAACGCCGTTATTCAGAAACCAG GGAAGAAGCTGTCGGACTTGGAACGAGTCACGTCTCTAAAGGTTTACAACTGGTTTGCAAATCGGCGCAAAGACATCAAGAGGCGCGCTAATATTG CAGCCATTCTGGAGAGCCATGGCATCGAGGTTCAAAGTCCAGGAGGTCAGTCCAACAGTGATGAGGTGGATGGGAATGACTTCCCAGATCAG TGTTGTGATACATCTTTGTTTGACAAGCGAGCCTCGGCCAAGCCGTTTGGTTTCAGCAGAGCCGACCTGTCCTCTCCCACCCAG GTTCCCACGCTTCTTCCCAGCTGGTTTTCTACCCTGAGTAGAGGAGGCATGTCTGGGCAGAGGAACGCGTCTCTGATTGGACGCGCCTTGATGTCAGGGATTGTCCCTCAGGCAGAAGGCGTCCGGATAACAGGTATGTCCTGGTCTCCACCCTCCCCCACCCTCCAGGACGAGCCTGCCATTCACAGCCTCCTGCCTGACACCCAGGACCCCGTCTGTTTGGAGAAGGCTGCAGAGAGTGAGAGCAGCCCCCCCCCCACAGTCAGGCAGGGAGAACAGCCTGGCTGCAGCGTGGGGGGCGACATCAAGACGGAAATGCTGGAGGATGACTGA
- the LOC114454816 gene encoding homeobox-containing protein 1-like isoform X3 produces the protein MFQQEPRFTIEQIDLLQRLRRTGITQAEVLHALDTLDHLDRQHGQHKQNFKPSYAPPLSSLSSATIASSSMTSTASQTSFPNNRLSLFPSNNNFDTTSPPLPVPVASPVAMTLVAQNGLVSVTNGKLSPPRFPLSVVSGSTTTPGYSFEAGEEDMDVDDKVEDLMRKDSALIKEEIKSFLANRRISQAVVAQVTGISQSRISHWLLQQGSDLSEQKKRAFFRWYQLEKTNPGATLAMRAAPLALEDVIDWHQTPPTFGSAPGGFRLRRGSRFTWRKECLAVMESYFSDNQYPDEARREEIANACNAVIQKPGKKLSDLERVTSLKVYNWFANRRKDIKRRANIAILESHGIEVQSPGGQSNSDEVDGNDFPDQCCDTSLFDKRASAKPFGFSRADLSSPTQVPTLLPSWFSTLSRGGMSGQRNASLIGRALMSGIVPQAEGVRITGMSWSPPSPTLQDEPAIHSLLPDTQDPVCLEKAAESESSPPPTVRQGEQPGCSVGGDIKTEMLEDD, from the exons ATGTTCCAGCAGGAGCCTCGCTTCACCATTGAGCAGATCGACCTCCTCCAAAGGCTACGGAGGACAGGCATCACCCAGGCTGAAGTCCTCCATGCCTTGGACACGCTGGATCACTTGGATCGGCAACATGGACAACACAAGCAGAACTTTAAACCTTCCTACGCTCCACCTTTGTCCTCCTTGTCATCGGCCACCATCGCCTCTTCCTCCATGACTTCCACCGCATCTCAGACAAGTTTCCCCAACAATCGACTCTCATTGTTTCCTAGCAACAACAACTTTGACACAACCTCTCCACCTCTGCCAGTACCAGTAGCCTCACCTGTTGCCATGACACTGGTTGCACAGAATGGTCTTGTCTCCGTCACTAATGGGAAGCTTTCACCGCCCCGGTTTCCTCTCAGTGTGGTTAGTGGCAGTACGACCACACCAGGATATAGTTTTGAGGCAGGGGAGGAGGACATGGATGTGGATGATAAAGTGGAGGACTTGATGAG GAAGGACAGTGCTTTGATCAAAGAGGAGATTAAGTCCTTTCTGGCCAACAGGCGGATATCACAGGCTGTGGTCGCTCAGGTAACAG GTATCAGCCAGAGTCGGATCTCACACTGGCTCCTGCAGCAGGGATCCGACCTCAGCGAGCAGAAGAAAAGAGCTTTTTTCCGCTGGTACCAACTGGAGAAGACAAATCCTG GTGCCACGCTGGCCATGAGGGCGGCCCCCTTGGCACTTGAGGATGTGATTGACTGGCATCAAACCCCACCCACATTTGGTTCAGCGCCAGGGGGCTTTCGCCTGCGACGCGGGAGCAGATTCACATGGAGGAAGGAGTGTCTGGCAGTCATGGAGAG TTACTTCAGTGATAACCAGTATCCAGATGAAGCCAGGAGAGAAGAGATAGCCAACGCTTGCAACGCCGTTATTCAGAAACCAG GGAAGAAGCTGTCGGACTTGGAACGAGTCACGTCTCTAAAGGTTTACAACTGGTTTGCAAATCGGCGCAAAGACATCAAGAGGCGCGCTAATATTG CCATTCTGGAGAGCCATGGCATCGAGGTTCAAAGTCCAGGAGGTCAGTCCAACAGTGATGAGGTGGATGGGAATGACTTCCCAGATCAG TGTTGTGATACATCTTTGTTTGACAAGCGAGCCTCGGCCAAGCCGTTTGGTTTCAGCAGAGCCGACCTGTCCTCTCCCACCCAG GTTCCCACGCTTCTTCCCAGCTGGTTTTCTACCCTGAGTAGAGGAGGCATGTCTGGGCAGAGGAACGCGTCTCTGATTGGACGCGCCTTGATGTCAGGGATTGTCCCTCAGGCAGAAGGCGTCCGGATAACAGGTATGTCCTGGTCTCCACCCTCCCCCACCCTCCAGGACGAGCCTGCCATTCACAGCCTCCTGCCTGACACCCAGGACCCCGTCTGTTTGGAGAAGGCTGCAGAGAGTGAGAGCAGCCCCCCCCCCACAGTCAGGCAGGGAGAACAGCCTGGCTGCAGCGTGGGGGGCGACATCAAGACGGAAATGCTGGAGGATGACTGA